From the Roseofilum capinflatum BLCC-M114 genome, one window contains:
- a CDS encoding putative baseplate assembly protein produces the protein MVFDFLPKLPKANLDDREYQDLIEECLLRIPRYCPEWTNHNPSDPGITMIELFAWLTHQMLLRFNQLPRRNYILFLELLGIRLEPPNPATTELTFYLVSDLPESYTIPAGIEVATERNPRLEPIVFSTDRPLTIGNPQINHFLGADQIEETPQILRDRFTNLWNLTPTGEWSGPELPVFNAQPQPGNCFYLVFDGQEPLDGNVIILTFKGQEATPTGIDPTDPPRRWEAWNGQYWQPVLLEESDDETQGFSFADIAQRGGNPLQGVDITLHLPLTFPIAQFTAYQGRWLRCVYATPRLTQAAYTRSPQIIGIGVKAIGGTTEATQCELIENDLLGNSNGEPGQIFQLRRSPILDRQEDEYLIVTPPGETPQRWEEVRDFSQSSPSDRHYLIDSLTGTLQFGPLIREPAQLKQAKDIRAILQRGQDRPLIQPPSMEHQYGAIPPRGATVQMSRYRTGGGLRGNVEPRSLNTLKSAVPYVANVVNLIPARNGTEAETIEQAAMRVPQMLRTRDRAVTPEDFESLTILGGDGAIARATCLPTDPKKPGSVQLLVVPDSNRQAIEQGVGIPPEQFRLSPPLHRKLMAYLDERRLLGVQVELLEPDYVGLSVQTEVALDPAYRTPEAQTEILHALNVTLYRFFNPLTGGPGGNGWPLGQPAYISDAIALLQQVPGIRRLGAVQLFELRLSPAGQWIRSQPVPLVDPGPTGLICSWADPNLRSNHTINIID, from the coding sequence ATGGTTTTTGACTTCTTACCGAAATTACCGAAAGCGAATTTAGATGACCGAGAATATCAGGACTTGATCGAAGAGTGTTTGCTGAGAATTCCCCGCTATTGTCCGGAGTGGACGAATCATAACCCCAGCGATCCAGGCATTACGATGATTGAACTGTTTGCCTGGTTAACCCATCAAATGCTGCTGCGGTTTAATCAACTGCCTCGGCGCAATTATATTTTATTCTTGGAATTGCTCGGTATTCGCTTAGAGCCGCCGAATCCAGCCACTACGGAATTGACGTTTTATTTGGTGTCGGATTTGCCGGAGTCTTATACGATACCGGCGGGGATTGAGGTGGCGACGGAACGCAACCCTAGGCTCGAACCGATTGTGTTTAGTACCGATCGCCCCTTAACCATCGGTAATCCCCAAATTAACCATTTTCTGGGAGCTGACCAGATCGAGGAAACGCCACAAATTTTACGCGATCGCTTCACCAACCTCTGGAACCTCACCCCCACTGGGGAATGGTCAGGGCCGGAACTGCCAGTATTTAACGCCCAACCGCAACCGGGGAATTGTTTCTATCTGGTCTTCGACGGCCAGGAACCCTTGGACGGTAATGTAATTATCCTCACGTTCAAAGGCCAAGAAGCCACTCCCACCGGCATTGACCCCACCGACCCCCCGCGACGGTGGGAAGCCTGGAATGGTCAGTATTGGCAGCCGGTACTGCTGGAAGAGTCCGACGACGAAACCCAAGGCTTTAGCTTTGCCGATATTGCCCAACGGGGGGGGAATCCCTTGCAGGGTGTGGATATTACGCTACATTTACCCTTAACGTTCCCGATCGCCCAATTTACCGCCTATCAGGGGCGCTGGTTGCGCTGTGTGTATGCGACTCCGCGCCTGACTCAAGCGGCTTACACGCGATCGCCGCAAATCATCGGCATTGGCGTAAAGGCGATCGGTGGAACCACGGAAGCGACCCAATGCGAACTGATCGAAAATGACCTACTCGGAAATAGTAATGGGGAACCGGGGCAAATCTTCCAACTGCGGCGATCGCCCATTCTAGATCGCCAAGAAGACGAATATCTGATCGTTACGCCTCCAGGGGAAACCCCCCAACGGTGGGAAGAAGTCCGTGATTTTTCTCAGTCTAGTCCTAGCGATCGCCATTATCTGATTGACTCCCTCACCGGTACGCTCCAGTTTGGCCCCCTGATCCGGGAACCCGCCCAACTCAAACAAGCCAAAGATATCCGCGCCATTCTGCAACGGGGACAGGATCGCCCCCTGATCCAACCTCCGAGCATGGAACACCAATATGGAGCCATTCCCCCCAGGGGGGCAACTGTGCAAATGAGCCGCTATCGCACGGGGGGAGGTCTGCGGGGGAATGTGGAACCGCGCAGCTTGAATACCCTAAAATCTGCGGTTCCCTATGTCGCCAATGTGGTCAACCTGATCCCTGCTCGTAATGGAACGGAAGCGGAAACCATTGAACAAGCCGCCATGCGCGTGCCGCAAATGTTGCGAACCCGCGATCGGGCTGTGACTCCAGAAGACTTTGAATCGCTGACCATTTTAGGAGGAGATGGGGCGATCGCCCGTGCCACCTGCTTACCCACCGACCCCAAAAAACCGGGAAGCGTGCAGCTTTTAGTGGTTCCCGACTCGAACCGACAGGCGATCGAACAGGGAGTCGGTATCCCTCCCGAACAGTTCCGCCTCAGTCCTCCCTTGCATCGCAAGCTCATGGCCTATTTAGATGAACGGCGCTTACTCGGTGTACAGGTAGAACTTTTAGAACCCGACTATGTGGGACTCTCCGTACAAACCGAAGTCGCCCTAGACCCAGCCTATCGCACTCCAGAAGCGCAAACGGAGATACTCCACGCCCTGAATGTGACCCTGTATCGCTTCTTTAACCCTCTCACGGGCGGCCCAGGGGGGAACGGCTGGCCCCTGGGTCAACCGGCTTATATTTCCGATGCGATCGCCCTGTTGCAACAAGTCCCCGGTATTCGTCGTTTAGGAGCCGTGCAACTCTTTGAACTGCGCCTATCCCCGGCGGGCCAATGGATCAGAAGCCAACCCGTCCCCCTGGTAGATCCCGGCCCCACCGGTCTGATTTGCTCCTGGGCCGATCCAAATCTGCGATCGAATCACACGATCAACATCATCGATTGA
- a CDS encoding ABC transporter substrate-binding protein, with protein MLSNRRKYTRWFRVSLAICLSWSLFACTQPQMATPEETALRSPEEIRTESVERVVALTSLSADILHRLDASKLVGIPGSPLLENDPRFSQIPAVSQGQTAPSLEKIIALKPDLVIGATGFHDQIAARLAELNIETYLAALESWESLEALTEAIASAINVDPQPLLSQYQTLLPPSTSPSPATLILASTQPILSPNKNSWSGDFLNRFNFENVTANLQGNAPISGYITLSPEKILQIDPDILIVIQFGGQSPLSEFKSQGFWSELKAVKTEQVYVFDYYGLINPGTIDSIRRASEALLKLRPVEG; from the coding sequence ATGTTGAGCAACAGGCGCAAGTATACTCGCTGGTTCAGAGTCAGTTTAGCCATCTGCCTGAGTTGGAGTCTATTCGCCTGTACTCAACCCCAAATGGCTACCCCAGAAGAAACAGCCCTTCGTTCTCCAGAAGAAATCAGAACAGAAAGCGTAGAGCGAGTGGTTGCCTTAACCTCTCTTTCTGCGGATATTTTGCACCGGTTAGACGCTTCCAAATTAGTGGGGATTCCTGGCAGTCCCTTGCTAGAGAATGACCCCCGGTTTTCCCAGATCCCTGCCGTCAGTCAGGGACAAACTGCACCAAGTTTAGAGAAAATTATTGCCCTGAAGCCTGATTTAGTCATTGGAGCAACGGGGTTTCACGATCAAATTGCCGCTCGGTTAGCGGAGCTGAATATTGAGACCTATTTAGCCGCTTTAGAGAGTTGGGAGAGCTTAGAAGCCTTAACGGAGGCGATCGCCTCAGCGATTAATGTTGACCCTCAACCCCTTTTAAGCCAATATCAAACCTTACTCCCTCCCTCCACCTCCCCTAGTCCAGCCACCTTAATTCTAGCCAGTACCCAGCCCATCCTATCGCCCAATAAAAATAGCTGGTCTGGGGATTTTTTAAACCGCTTCAACTTTGAGAATGTAACCGCTAACCTACAGGGAAATGCTCCCATTAGTGGCTATATTACCCTTTCCCCAGAAAAAATATTACAAATCGATCCCGATATTCTGATTGTGATTCAGTTTGGTGGTCAATCTCCCTTAAGCGAGTTCAAATCCCAGGGATTTTGGTCAGAACTCAAAGCCGTTAAAACAGAACAAGTCTATGTCTTTGACTACTACGGTTTAATTAATCCAGGAACCATCGATTCGATTCGCCGTGCCAGTGAAGCACTGCTAAAACTTCGCCCCGTTGAGGGTTAA
- the bfr gene encoding bacterioferritin: MKGNDQVIAQLQKLLRSELAARDQYFTHSRMYDDWGLNKLYERIDHEMQEETQHADAIIKRLLFLETTPDLSQQEGLNIGSTVPEMLQSDLDLEYKVVGDLKEAIAVCETQQDYQTREILKVILADTEEDHAYWLEKQLGLIEKIGLQNYLQSQM; this comes from the coding sequence ATGAAAGGGAACGATCAAGTTATTGCCCAACTGCAAAAACTGCTTAGAAGTGAACTCGCCGCACGGGATCAGTATTTTACCCATTCTCGTATGTATGACGATTGGGGATTGAATAAGCTCTATGAGCGCATCGATCATGAAATGCAGGAAGAAACGCAACATGCAGATGCAATTATTAAGCGGTTATTGTTTCTAGAAACTACCCCAGATCTATCCCAACAGGAGGGGCTGAATATTGGCTCGACTGTGCCAGAGATGCTGCAAAGCGATTTAGATTTGGAGTATAAGGTGGTTGGAGATTTGAAAGAGGCGATCGCCGTTTGCGAAACCCAGCAAGATTATCAAACTCGCGAAATCTTAAAAGTGATTCTAGCCGATACGGAAGAAGATCACGCCTACTGGTTAGAGAAACAATTGGGATTGATTGAGAAAATTGGGTTGCAAAATTATCTGCAATCTCAGATGTAG
- the bfr gene encoding bacterioferritin, whose protein sequence is MQGDPNVKTQLNAALKLQLTAINQFFLHARICKNWGLHQLNDKVYKASISAMKHADKLIERTLFLEGLPNLQDLGKLLIGETVPEVLQNDLTMYQEIRADLQRSIQLCESVQDYISRDMLEEILEDIEESIDWLESQQWLIENSGLENYLQSMM, encoded by the coding sequence ATGCAGGGTGATCCCAATGTTAAAACCCAATTAAATGCAGCTCTCAAGCTTCAATTGACGGCAATTAACCAGTTTTTTCTCCATGCCAGAATCTGCAAAAACTGGGGACTTCATCAGCTCAACGATAAAGTGTATAAGGCATCGATTTCAGCGATGAAACATGCCGATAAGCTGATTGAGCGGACTTTATTTCTGGAAGGTTTACCCAATCTGCAAGATTTAGGGAAACTGCTGATCGGTGAAACCGTGCCCGAAGTGTTGCAAAACGATCTGACTATGTACCAAGAAATACGTGCAGATCTGCAACGGTCGATTCAACTGTGCGAATCGGTTCAGGATTATATTAGTCGGGATATGCTAGAAGAAATTCTAGAAGATATCGAAGAGTCCATTGATTGGCTCGAATCCCAACAATGGCTGATCGAAAATTCAGGCTTAGAAAATTACTTGCAATCAATGATGTAA
- a CDS encoding (2Fe-2S)-binding protein has protein sequence MYICICHAVTDREIRKAVAQGACSVDMVCDRLKVSSSCGRCREHAHQLVEEAIAEHQAPVEITSIARQPQEVYGDRRKAS, from the coding sequence ATGTACATTTGTATCTGTCATGCAGTTACAGACCGTGAAATTCGCAAGGCGGTCGCCCAAGGAGCCTGTTCTGTCGATATGGTCTGCGATCGCCTGAAAGTCTCCAGTAGTTGTGGCCGTTGTCGGGAACATGCCCATCAACTGGTGGAGGAAGCGATAGCGGAACATCAAGCTCCTGTGGAAATTACGTCTATTGCTCGTCAACCTCAAGAGGTCTATGGCGATCGCCGTAAAGCTTCTTAA
- a CDS encoding inositol monophosphatase family protein, whose product MELTDYPLWKQVLEFAQVTTQEVGEELLKQFGQVQGQEKADGSLVTQADRWADGQLQERILAQFPHHGVLTEETAKRFPDTPWCWIVDPIDGTTNFTRGVPLWGISMALLYEGTPVFGYVYFPPIRHSFYGFRNAPPELNGHPVGAFLNDRPITPTEDRPSGNHFFNLCARSTSILQADRGPFPCKIRMLGAATYNMLTVAAGIAIGGVEATPKIWDIAAVWAIAHAAGAVWVPLTDATPFPLIPGQEYHHSLYPTLVVSRSQWLEIFQPWIVTLTQ is encoded by the coding sequence ATGGAGTTAACTGATTATCCCCTGTGGAAACAAGTATTGGAGTTCGCGCAAGTCACCACTCAGGAGGTGGGAGAAGAACTTCTCAAACAGTTTGGTCAGGTGCAGGGACAAGAAAAGGCCGACGGTTCCTTGGTGACGCAAGCGGATCGATGGGCTGATGGCCAACTGCAAGAGCGAATATTAGCCCAATTTCCCCACCATGGGGTGTTAACTGAGGAAACCGCCAAACGATTTCCCGATACCCCTTGGTGTTGGATTGTCGATCCGATTGATGGTACGACTAATTTTACGCGCGGGGTTCCCCTGTGGGGGATTTCTATGGCCTTACTGTATGAAGGGACTCCAGTCTTTGGCTATGTCTATTTTCCCCCCATTCGTCACTCGTTTTATGGGTTTAGGAATGCTCCCCCAGAACTCAACGGCCATCCAGTGGGCGCTTTTTTGAACGATCGCCCCATTACTCCGACAGAAGATCGCCCCAGTGGGAATCATTTCTTTAATCTCTGCGCTCGCAGCACATCGATTTTGCAAGCCGATCGCGGCCCGTTTCCCTGTAAAATCCGGATGCTTGGTGCAGCCACCTACAATATGCTGACCGTGGCGGCTGGAATTGCCATTGGGGGGGTAGAAGCGACTCCGAAAATTTGGGATATTGCCGCAGTTTGGGCGATCGCCCATGCTGCTGGGGCAGTCTGGGTTCCCTTAACCGATGCGACTCCGTTTCCCTTGATACCGGGCCAAGAGTATCATCACTCTCTCTATCCTACCCTAGTGGTGAGTCGCTCCCAATGGCTGGAGATATTCCAACCCTGGATAGTTACTCTTACTCAATAG
- a CDS encoding glucokinase, translating to MTVLLAGDIGGTKTILRLVEQSSEGQPLQVLAQQSYPSQEFGDLVPIVNQFLQEEGKDRGYPERACFAIAGPVEQNEAKLTNLIWHLQGDRLQEELHLQQVSLINDFAAVGYGVLGLGQDDLYCLQEAQAQAQAPIAVIGAGTGLGEGFLTPDAQGNYQVFSCEGGHTDFAPRNLLESDLLHYLLEKYQWERVSVERVVSGMGIVAIYQFLRDRQWAEESSELIQVFKTWKSQMGKENTETAIDPAAVISRSAQQKSDRLSEETMNIFIEAYGAEAGNLALKLLPYGGLYIAGGVAAKNLSLMTDGKFLQAFLNKGRMSRLLQQIPIHIVTNQEVGLIGAALCAAQA from the coding sequence ATGACGGTATTATTAGCGGGTGACATTGGCGGTACGAAAACCATCCTCAGACTGGTGGAACAGTCTTCAGAGGGGCAACCGTTGCAGGTTTTGGCCCAGCAGAGTTATCCCAGTCAGGAGTTTGGGGATTTGGTTCCGATCGTGAATCAGTTTTTGCAGGAAGAGGGAAAAGATCGGGGATATCCAGAACGGGCTTGTTTTGCGATCGCCGGCCCGGTGGAGCAGAATGAAGCGAAATTAACGAATCTGATCTGGCATCTCCAGGGCGATCGCCTGCAAGAAGAGTTACATCTACAACAGGTGAGCCTGATTAATGATTTTGCGGCGGTGGGTTATGGAGTTTTGGGACTTGGCCAAGACGATCTCTACTGTCTACAGGAAGCCCAAGCCCAAGCCCAAGCGCCGATCGCCGTGATTGGTGCAGGTACGGGTTTAGGAGAAGGCTTTTTGACTCCCGATGCTCAGGGAAACTATCAGGTGTTTTCTTGCGAAGGCGGTCATACCGATTTTGCACCTCGCAATCTTCTAGAGTCGGATTTATTGCACTATTTATTGGAGAAATACCAATGGGAGCGGGTCTCGGTAGAGCGGGTGGTTTCTGGGATGGGAATTGTGGCGATTTACCAGTTTTTGCGCGATCGCCAATGGGCTGAAGAATCTAGCGAGTTAATCCAGGTGTTTAAAACCTGGAAGTCCCAGATGGGTAAAGAGAATACTGAGACAGCGATCGATCCGGCCGCTGTGATCTCTCGATCGGCCCAGCAAAAGAGCGATCGCCTCAGTGAAGAAACCATGAATATCTTTATCGAGGCTTATGGCGCAGAAGCGGGAAATCTCGCCCTCAAGTTACTCCCCTACGGAGGGCTTTATATTGCTGGAGGAGTGGCTGCCAAAAACTTATCCCTGATGACCGATGGCAAGTTTTTACAAGCCTTCCTGAATAAAGGCCGGATGTCTAGACTCCTCCAACAGATTCCCATCCATATTGTTACCAATCAGGAAGTGGGCTTGATCGGCGCTGCCCTTTGTGCTGCCCAAGCCTAG
- a CDS encoding histidine phosphatase family protein, which produces MTQTIWIARHANRLDFVNPEWFNTAERRYDPPLSEDGLIQVQELAHRLQSEGITRIFASPFLRTVQTAHGVAEILDLPVGLHWGLGEWLNPEWMTHMPETRSLSELAAQFPRIDPELPIQGKPSYPETEAQCFARAGQTIRALVDRFPNEDLLFVGHGASVLGMAMGLVDGVTQSDVKASLCALVKVVKEGDRSIMELNGDTSHLSSRESRVRFN; this is translated from the coding sequence ATGACTCAAACGATTTGGATTGCACGACATGCTAACCGCCTGGATTTTGTGAATCCAGAGTGGTTTAATACGGCAGAGCGCCGTTATGATCCGCCCTTATCCGAAGATGGCTTGATTCAAGTTCAGGAATTAGCTCATCGCTTACAATCAGAAGGTATTACCCGGATTTTTGCCTCCCCTTTTCTGCGAACGGTGCAAACGGCCCATGGCGTGGCGGAGATTCTGGATTTACCGGTAGGCTTGCATTGGGGGTTGGGAGAGTGGTTAAATCCAGAGTGGATGACCCACATGCCGGAAACTCGGTCATTATCAGAATTGGCTGCTCAGTTTCCGCGTATCGATCCAGAGCTTCCTATTCAGGGAAAGCCTTCCTATCCCGAAACTGAGGCCCAATGTTTTGCTCGTGCAGGACAAACGATCCGAGCGTTAGTGGATCGGTTTCCGAATGAGGATTTGTTGTTTGTCGGCCATGGCGCGTCTGTGTTAGGAATGGCCATGGGATTGGTGGACGGGGTGACTCAATCCGATGTGAAGGCTTCGTTATGCGCTCTGGTTAAGGTGGTTAAGGAGGGCGATCGCTCGATTATGGAGTTAAATGGGGATACTTCCCATTTAAGTTCTCGTGAAAGTAGAGTTCGGTTTAATTAA